From the Phaeodactylum tricornutum CCAP 1055/1 chromosome 24, whole genome shotgun sequence genome, one window contains:
- a CDS encoding predicted protein produces the protein MSTVQANGIRDDAALSDIAIPFYRSTPILGSLAVILLTTVVYFVYHRYYRSAPPSKRGAHVQVSSIDAQNSVSLADMAYLAHVLSPQSTHMDVLWAAISTPEMLQTSEAEVHKVERIRRDRQSRRATQKPNIPDELEALVEDDDGWGEDEDDVDESDQAAAQVRAKAKQAEQERQQDMERLKAATGQTNEPLEGIDPGVIGQTWVEATLAQHQSWPPPLTDVITAHTYTYEDQPVANPLDHKGLRRYLCMTMGRLNAQILNTKPELLQAGAQKLIDQTYFRGSLEFRGRVGTLLEAILRLGTVLKSRALVATTIEAVASFKVGCLPGKSTTWFLQTMQRQYGCQPHLAIHEKKVEVPLYEESSILATGDMAEFFLDLERTHAENFLKQKIAMCQKQGIPPQVALQAYREGWWFLLRAENVNDPNIRAEPIMRESPILSKLDSQDLDKFEAATPAAQRLITAWPMIVQNCAQKAGKVRIQFPVPSIPGKYRLVLDIKSQDFLGADQQIVIEKDVVDAQTIQRTLKPKEEQAIKNEESKGETKKEA, from the coding sequence ATGAGCACCGTCCAGGCCAACGGAATCCGGGACGACGCTGCGCTGTCGGACATTGCGATTCCATTCTACCGCAGTACGCCAATCCTCGGATCGTTGGCGGTGATACTGCTCACTACGGTGGTCTACTTCGTCTACCATCGGTACTATCGTTCCGCCCCGCCCTCCAAACGCGGAGCCCACGTCCAGGTCTCTTCCATCGACGCACAAAACTCCGTCAGTTTGGCAGACATGGCCTACCTGGCGCACGTGCTATCGCCCCAGTCGACCCATATGGACGTACTGTGGGCTGCTATTTCGACACCCGAAATGCTGCAAACCAGTGAGGCCGAAGTGCACAAGGTGGAGCGGATCCGACGAGACCGACAAAGCCGACGCGCGACGCAAAAACCCAACATTCCCGACGAATTGGAAGCCCtcgtggaagacgacgatggatggggggaagacgaagacgatgtGGACGAAAGCGACCAAGCGGCGGCACAAGTCCGTGCCAAAGCCAAACAGGCCGAACAGGAACGCCAGCAAGATATGGAACGGCTTAAAGCCGCCACCGGACAAACCAACGAACCGCTCGAGGGAATCGATCCAGGAGTTATTGGACAAACTTGGGTCGAAGCGACACTGGCCCAACACCAGTCCTGGCCACCGCCATTGACGGACGTTATCACGGCACATACGTATACTTATGAAGACCAGCCCGTTGCGAACCCACTCGACCACAAAGGTCTGCGCCGTTATCTCTGTATGACCATGGGTCGTTTGAACGCACAAATACTCAACACCAAACCCGAACTACTCCAAGCCGGAGCGCAAAAGCTCATCGACCAGACGTATTTTCGGGGCAGTTTGGAATTCCGTGGTCGCGTCGGGACCTTGTTGGAAGCTATCTTGCGACTCGGTACCGTGCTGAAATCCCGGGCACTCGTTGCAACCACCATTGAAGCCGTCGCGTCGTTCAAAGTCGGGTGTTTGCCGGGAAAATCGACGACTTGGTTCCTGCAAACCATGCAACGCCAGTACGGATGTCAACCCCATCTCGCGATACACGAAAAGAAAGTCGAAGTCCCTCTTTACGAAGAAAGCAGCATCCTGGCCACGGGAGACATGGCGGAATTTTTCCTCGACTTGGAACGCACCCACGCAGAAAATTTTCTGAAACAAAAGATCGCCATGTGTCAAAAACAAGGCATCCCGCCGCAAGTCGCGCTGCAAGCCTACCGGGAAGGATGGTGGTTCCTATTGCGGGCGGAAAACGTGAACGACCCAAATATTCGAGCGGAACCGATCATGCGCGAGTCGCCCATTCTTTCCAAACTCGACAGTCAAGATCTGGACAAGTTTGAAGCCGCGACACCGGCCGCACAGCGGCTCATTACCGCATGGCCCATGATTGTGCAAAACTGTGCCCAAAAAGCGGGCAAGGTGCGGATTCAGTTTCCGGTACCGTCCATTCCGGGCAAGTACCGGTTGGTGCTCGACATCAAATCGCAAGATTTTTTGGGCGCCGATCAACAAATCGTCATCGAAAAGGATGTTGTGGATGCCCAGACGATCCAGCGAACACTGAAACCCAAGGAAGAACAAGCCATCAAAAATGAAGAGTCCAAGGGGGaaaccaaaaaggaagcGTAA
- a CDS encoding predicted protein, translating to LSGPFPEGLTYFPFLQSVSLAWGNLRGSLPTEIVEMKHLVNIELHYNKFTGEVPLEWWRARNLVRINLAENSIEGEIPPEIKNLEDVKGLFLSENLFRGTLPDEIGDLSSVSFFRLSRNLLEGTLPTTVGQMSQLGEIWLHRNYLTGALPTEIGNLSKLARLRLQFNSFRGELPGQLYGLTSLDRLDLYNCNFTGTISPAIGNLTNMSFLRLHDNNFFGGIPTELGQLSVLSSLMLQGNQLTGAIPDSI from the coding sequence CTCTCCGGTCCTTTCCCTGAAGGTCTTACTTACTTTCCATTCCTTCAGTCAGTGTCTCTGGCTTGGGGCAACCTTCGTGGTTCGCTTCCGACGGAGATTGTCGAAATGAAGCACTTGGTTAACATCGAATTACACTACAACAAGTTCACTGGGGAAGTTCCACTCGAATGGTGGCGCGCTCGCAATTTGGTCCGGATCAACCTGGCCGAGAACAGCATCGAAGGTGAAATTCCACCAGAAATAAAGAACCTCGAAGATGTGAAGGGGCTGTTCCTGTCTGAGAACTTGTTCCGAGGGACATTGCCTGACGAGATAGGGGATCTCAGTAGTGTTTCGTTCTTCCGATTGTCCCGTAATTTATTGGAAGGAACCCTGCCGACCACTGTTGGTCAGATGAGCCAGCTTGGGGAGATTTGGTTACATCGCAACTATCTGACGGGAGCGTTACCAACCGAGATTGGGAATCTTTCCAAATTGGCGCGTCTTCGATTGCAGTTCAACAGCTTTCGTGGTGAACTTCCCGGACAGCTGTATGGACTTACATCGCTGGATCGCTTAGATTTGTACAACTGCAACTTCACGGGCACAATCAGTCCGGCTATTGGCAACCTTACAAACATGAGTTTCCTACGGCTGCACGATAACAACTTTTTTGGAGGCATCCCCACGGAGCTTGGTCAGCTGTCCGTCCTGTCATCGTTGATGTTGCAAGGAAACCAGTTGACTGGCGCAATTCCAGACAGCATC
- a CDS encoding predicted protein, with protein sequence MPIDINELRDYKGGDPAKWRRHMEQRFKDPSIVDQVLARDADWRELRSTIDQIRKDVNKLQKEVIAPKKKAREPCDDEVAQMKAMQVDIKDKEAQLPIAAAERDALLYKIGNVVDPEVPISKDEDADNLVLAYTLPGSKPLTHDELLWRIGGYEPVRGQNVAGHRAYFLTNAGVMLNQAIINYSIAFLSARGYNVLQPPFFMNKEVMAGIAQLEDFDEQLYKVSGKTDDPDGATEKYLIATSEQPICAYHKGDWIDPKTLPLRYAGISTCFRKEAGSSGKDIRGIFRVHQFEKVEQFCLTVDDFEISQAEQKRMLQAAKDFYESLGVGYRVVCLVSGELNDAAVKKYDLEGWFPGQNTYRELVSCSNCTDYQARGVGVRCGNKTKSMDLTARASYVHMLNSTLCATGRGICCLLETYQTETGVVVPEVLRPFMGGTDFMPFVRGPPEMTKGEKNAGKKSGKN encoded by the exons ATGCCGATTGACATTAACGAATTGCGTGATTACAAGGGAGGAGATCCCGCGAAATGGCGGCGTCACATGGAGCAACGCTTCAAGGACCCGTCCATTGTGGATCAGGTGTTGGCGCGGGACGCGGACTGGCGTGAACTCCGGAGCACCATTGATCAGATCCGCAAGGACGTCAACAAGCTCCAGAAAGAAGTCATTGCacccaagaaaaaggcgcgGGAACCCTGTGACGACGAAGTCGCGCAAATGAAAGCCATGCAAGTGGATATCAAAGACAAGGAAGCGCAGTTGCCCAtcgccgccgccgaacgCGACGCCCTCCTCTACAAAAttggcaacgtcgtcgaCCCGGAAGTACCCATTAGTAAAGACGAAGACGCGGATAATCTCGTG CTCGCCTACACCCTCCCCGGCTCCAAGCCCTTGACGCACGATGAACTCCTCTGGCGGATTGGTGGGTACGAACCCGTCCGAGGACAAAATGTCGCCGGACATCGCGCCTACTTTCTTACCAATGCCGGGGTCATGCTCAACCAAGCCATTATCAATTACAGCATTGCCTTTTTGAGTGCCCGTGGTTACAACGTCCTACAACCACCCTTCTTTATGAATAAGGAAGTCATGGCAGGCATTGCCCAACTGGAAGATTTCGACGAACAACTCTACAAGGTTTCCGGAAAGACCGACGATCCGGACGGCGCCACGGAAAAGTACCTCATTGCTACCTCGGAACAACCCATTTGCGCCTACCACAAGGGCGACTGGATCGATCCCAAAACACTGCCGCTCCGCTACGCCGGGATATCCACCTGTTTCCGCAAAGAAGCCGGGTCCTCCGGTAAGGACATTCGCGGCATTTTCCGAGTCCATCAATTCGAAAAGGTGGAGCAATTCTGTTTGACGGTGGACGactttgaaatctcacaGGCCGAACAGAAACGCATGCTACAGGCCGCCAAGGACTTTTACGAATCTCTCGGCGTGGGCTACCGCGTCGTCTGCTTGGTGTCGGGCGAACTCAACGACGCCGCCGTCAAAAAATATGATCTGGAAGGATGGTTTCCGGGTCAAAACACCTACCGCGAACTGGTCTCCTGCAGCAACTGTACCGATTATCAAGCCCGCGGTGTGGGCGTCCGCTGCGGCAACAAGACCAAATCGATGGATTTGACGGCCCGGGCGTCCTACGTACACATGCTGAATTCTACACTGTGCGCAACGGGACGCGGCATTTGCTGCTTACTGGAAACGTACCAAACGGAAACCGGTGTGGTGGTACCGGAAGTGTTGCGCCCTTTTATGGGTGGCACAGACTTTATGCCCTTTGTTCGGGGTCCCCCGGAAATGACCAAAGGCGAAAAGAACGCCGGAAAAAAGAGTGGAAagaactaa
- a CDS encoding predicted protein → MNFVQQLEECLRDLASEARKNHPGVKEASERATLKLRHLKTSYVAAVRQAGNEGTEHPTTSLFQSSDMLHPFLLAANYPNASSRLLDVSFRAIRLLMEADAVVPTDGIHLVRVWMIQAQVGVSYFQKVYAKEIKSAEDQQAAATEAEAPKPLNAPAASNSGGGWFSWATSSSTSVPPSSVSSNDSMNISSRPIKNAVSSSSGQSGQSSQSPKDMEKRALEILSSLLQLLEGLRRHPEVSNAELWSNAVALGCVWLHYLPSRHTVHQAAHSTVAQILSLFLETEKDPDLWALTWDDLLVLATGNIPKKGLQGAFSLCRPAGPTNSTAAVPPSPEFALELLALLSKDHHFPEKIIPKMMQMSMMLLQRVARMSVEKYMRTVQWTTVVLVSQVRKYPNECGELFVALLKAISLATEACRSHHDFEDGYFYSQDEALLHPLPVSELPSSAKESTRRRGLTTHILVSFFPSNALWKASFALEAVYSMLDKDVTRIFFNDTSTLSTLVEAFSDFATIGTSCQDHMHQLVEFCQKERRSISSLQPTIFRKAEQVLVLGNASIAFGEDTGSRASEKYGVLSKPSPILGESLWISLQTVLQISEGLKGLDNQAALLEESFASTLAVLQHYLKRFSGSAEIIGLALLGYSSLADVCFPLEDTSMQRKAMLTSLCKLSLPAWGKHDASLQLQDHHIRSLLCLFRILHRHHDYVALEWEIILWTFEELSVLVVASPTLSEEAYHGALAVSAVFGRLAAFSTCLSEKSIIRMTESLTEIVQSIMEKRDLLKDSDILLPERTTTSDAVDKVPPDGSETISGKIVGIGVRAIYGASFNEAENVQNDPLPFVERTKSTFNEEYRRTFIDRLTGAKSSLQIAAIGRLPFALTLLADVAMANAFRYKQCGEAISNLLFELAASSPPVRSFVMETLVVLTVAHIGNGSGSSSQLIGSGKLVVEDPMQSQLLAVEHSDVTPDQTLAMQELSHVKILSPLCSSICSTKNAEMAEASLVTLTSILESTGHTLHGEVWILIIDTVSSLSGDPAQKPYRSSSEWSKCCLRAFRCLKLITDDFSEEVQEIAESCETTRTPLLDCCSAFGSSRHDINTSLTSIGLLWSIVDQDSGPRSLDNALSKLANLAADDRPEVRNAAINTLFSCIVGRGQTFTVSQWEFCFSHTLFPVYELVLSKTVVEDNRHSGDSQDASSRYLVSFHHSRDSTSKQWVTTQVVVLRGLIRVLGKFFVILLETTDLFITKTDDPPWFQDVWVHVLDFAFEAAGQNGGRDTFELCSAGIELLVACSQVSSKAGIQAALAPATVSTNMEVVNGALRNVRDPTPRNSPNGQRSRTVAVESTREALFLEAIEGLHSYQDFLDSNDKIDETSLQLIHKFCSGLSKLYECCRNDELAVCKQGLEPVIDDTLIQRFVNMVATCIRVATTDPRARFLNQAQRCALELLETIALNGSFGAFQLLVTLAGFSLFIRKDADSDSGETAAVESGDIFLDQVGFESSVVLSKAVLQNRVPLRCKISVLNEVLTMFLTKSASAKAHHRKAYYKRMIPILEEGLQAVASERRLKAVDDNADAQYLDTLWTKVFQCVTVMLTPIPIGKDMLKIPRVSEVLEVIEAVTKNKDDTQDTRLCRILSQGGSNAYEVALSLDEFASIAESDASRKSKKHKDEVMKLFTACYLKACSLNPIDRAIISLTDRILSFPSVSYEEERLPEARKEALLCICSTMKDTYGMEFLVVAVFSSLCKWLQSSIQEVRDAVAGVFAVVNVSEILQSAIERCKEIEGRAVDAEKQIEILASTVNRLQSANEELQREVAILQASSAL, encoded by the coding sequence ATGAATTTTGTACAGCAACTGGAGGAATGCCTTCGGGATTTGGCGTCCGAAGCTCGAAAGAATCATCCGGGTGTGAAGGAAGCTTCCGAACGGGCGACGCTGAAGTTGCGGCACCTCAAAACCAGCTACGTTGCGGCAGTACGGCAAGCCGGAAACGAGGGTACCGAACACCCAACAACTAGTTTGTTTCAGTCCTCCGATATGTTGCATCCCTTTCTACTGGCAGCGAATTATCCCAACGCCTCAAGTCGTTTGTTGGACGTATCGTTTCGGGCGATCCGCTTGTTAATGGAAGCCGATGCGGTAGTGCCGACTGACGGAATTCATTTGGTACGCGTGTGGATGATTCAGGCACAAGTTGGAGTTTCCTATTTTCAAAAGGTTTACGCTAAAGAGATTAAGTCGGCGGAAGACCAGCAAGCAGCTGCTACAGAGGCGGAGGCACCGAAACCCCTGAATGCTCCAGCTGCCAGCAACAGCGGAGGTGGGTGGTTTTCTTGGGCAACAAGTTCCTCTACTTCCGTGCCGCCCTCCTCAGTAAGCTCAAACGATTCAATGAATATTAGCAGTAGACCAATCAAGAACGCAGTAAGCAGTTCGAGCGGACAGTCTGGGCAGTCTTCTCAATCTCCCAAGGATATGGAAAAGCGTGCTTTAGAAATTCTGTCCagtttgttgcagttgttgGAGGGTCTGAGGAGACACCCGGAAGTATCGAACGCCGAACTATGGAGCAACGCTGTAGCGTTAGGTTGTGTGTGGCTGCACTATTTACCAAGTCGACACACCGTTCACCAAGCTGCCCACTCTACTGTCGCCCAAATTCTTAGTCTTTTTCTGGAAACGGAGAAAGATCCTGATCTATGGGCTCTGACTTGGGACGATCTTTTGGTGCTAGCAACGGGAAATATACCCAAAAAAGGACTGCAAGGGGcattttctctttgtcgTCCGGCAGGACCCACCAATTCCACCGCTGCCGTTCCTCCGTCACCTGAGTTTGCCTTGGAGCTCTTAGCCCTGTTGTCCAAAGATCATCATTTTCCAGAAAAGATCATACCTAAGATGATGCAAATGAGTATGATGCTGCTTCAGCGCGTTGCCAGGATGTCGGTGGAGAAGTACATGCGAACTGTACAATGGACTACTGTCGTCCTGGTCTCTCAGGTTCGAAAGTACCCGAACGAGTGCGGCGAACTTTTCGTGGCGCTTCTCAAAGCCATTTCACTCGCTACAGAGGCATGTCGCAGTCATCACGATTTTGAGGATGGCTATTTTTACAGTCAAGATGAAGCGCTGTTACATCCATTGCCAGTGTCGGAGTTGCCTTCCAGCGCCAAAGAATCTACCCGTCGGAGAGGTCTCACGACGCATATTCTAGTGTCATTCTTTCCTTCGAATGCACTCTGGAAAGCCAGTTTTGCTCTCGAGGCAGTTTACAGTATGTTAGACAAAGACGTGACAAGGATTTTTTTCAACGATACATCGACTTTGTCAACACTTGTAGAAGCGTTCAGTGATTTCGCCACAATTGGGACCAGCTGTCAAGACCACATGCATCAACTTGTCGAGTTTTGTCAGAAGGAACGACGAAGCATCAGCTCTCTTCAGCCAACCATCTTTCGCAAGGCCGAGCAAGTCTTGGTGCTCGGAAATGCTTCGATTGCTTTCGGGGAGGATACGGGAAGCAGAGCCTCTGAGAAATACGGGGTACTCTCCAAGCCATCTCCCATCCTCGGGGAGTCGTTGTGGATTTCGTTGCAGACTGTTTTGCAAATAAGTGAGGGGTTAAAAGGATTAGACAACCAAGCAGCTTTGCTGGAAGAATCTTTCGCGTCAACGCTAGCAGTCCTCCAACACTACCTGAAACGATTTTCAGGTTCCGCGGAAATCATCGGGCTCGCTCTGCTTGGATACTCAAGTCTAGCTGACGTTTGCTTTCCTCTCGAAGATACTTCCATGCAGCGTAAAGCTATGTTGACGTCACTCTGCAAGTTGTCGCTTCCGGCTTGGGGAAAGCACGACGCTTCGCTTCAACTTCAAGATCATCACATCCGCTCACTGTTGTGTCTATTTCGTATTTTGCACCGACACCACGATTATGTCGCGCTGGAGTGGGAGATTATTCTTTGGACATTTGAAGAACTGTCCGTTCTCGTAGTCGCATCGCCAACTTTATCAGAGGAGGCGTATCACGGAGCCTTGGCAGTCTCAGCTGTTTTTGGGCGACTAGCAGCTTTCTCTACGTGTTTGTCAGAAAAGTCAATAATACGAATGACAGAAAGTTTGACCGAAATAGTCCAATCCATTATGGAAAAGCGTGACCTACTCAAAGACTCTGATATTCTACTACCTGAGCGAACGACAACGAGTGATGCTGTTGACAAGGTACCACCCGACGGAAGCGAGACCATAAGTGGTAAGATTGTTGGCATTGGGGTTCGTGCAATCTACGGTGCTTCGTTCAACGAAGCGGAAAATGTACAAAACGATCCTTTGCCGTTCGTGGAGCGAACAAAGAGCACATTTAACGAGGAATACCGACGCACATTTATTGACAGACTGACCGGTGCCAAAAGCTCGCTCCAGATAGCTGCTATCGGTCGGTTGCCCTTCGCACTCACACTTTTGGCTGATGTCGCTATGGCCAACGCTTTTCGCTATAAGCAGTGCGGGGAGGCTATCTCCAATCTTCTGTTTGAGCTTGCTGCATCATCCCCCCCTGTCCGGTCCTTCGTCATGGAGACTTTAGTTGTATTAACTGTGGCGCACATTGGCAATGGTAGTGGATCGTCATCTCAGCTCATTGGATCTGGAAAGTTGGTAGTAGAAGACCCCATGCAAAGCCAGCTATTGGCAGTAGAGCACTCTGATGTGACCCCGGATCAGACTCTTGCAATGCAAGAACTTTCGCACGTGAAAATACTTTCGCCCCTCTGTAGCTCAATATGCAGTACGAAGAATGCTGAAATGGCCGAAGCCTCCCTTGTAACGTTAACGTCGATTCTCGAGAGTACAGGTCACACGCTGCACGGAGAAGTCTGGATTCTCATCATCGATACAGTTTCGTCCTTGTCCGGCGATCCAGCACAAAAACCATACCGCTCGTCGTCTGAATGGTCAAAATGCTGCTTGCGTGCGTTTCGTTGCTTGAAATTGATCACCGACGACTTTTCGGAGGAGGTACAAGAAATCGCCGAGTCTTGCGAAACAACGAGAACACCACTACTCGATTGCTGCTCTGCCTTTGGTAGTTCACGACATGATATCAACACTTCACTAACTTCCATAGGTCTTCTTTGGTCGATTGTAGACCAAGATTCGGGTCCGCGATCTCTGGACAATGCTCTGTCTAAGTTGGCGAATCTCGCTGCCGACGATCGACCGGAAGTCAGAAATGCAGCAATTAACACATTGTTCTCCTGCATTGTTGGACGGGGCCAAACGTTCACAGTATCTCAATGGGAATTTTGTTTTTCTCATACATTATTCCCTGTGTATGAGCTCGTCCTATCGAAAACAGTCGTCGAGGACAACCGTCATTCAGGTGATAGTCAGGATGCATCATCTCGGTATCTTGTTTCTTTTCACCACTCACGTGATTCGACGAGTAAGCAATGGGTAACAACACAAGTGGTTGTGTTGAGAGGACTGATTCGCGTTCTCGGAAAGTTTTTCGTAattcttttggaaacaaCCGACTTATTTATTACAAAAACTGACGACCCCCCATGGTTTCAGGACGTGTGGGTCCACGTCCTCGATTTTGCGTTCGAAGCCGCAGGTCAGAATGGGGGGAGGGATACTTTTGAACTCTGCTCCGCCGGAATTGAGCTTCTCGTCGCCTGTAGCCAAGTTTCAAGCAAGGCAGGTATCCAAGCAGCACTTGCGCCAGCGACGGTGAGCACAAATATGGAGGTAGTAAACGGGGCTTTGCGCAATGTCCGAGATCCCACGCCAAGAAATAGTCCCAATGGCCAGCGATCACGCACGGTGGCTGTGGAATCTACCCGCGAGGCTCTATTTTTGGAAGCGATTGAAGGCCTGCACTCGTACCAGGACTTTCTGGACTCAAATGACAAAATTGACGAAACTTCGTTGCAACTTATTCACAAATTTTGCAGCGGTCTCAGCAAGCTATACGAATGCTGTCGAAACGATGAATTAGCTGTGTGCAAGCAAGGACTTGAACCGGTGATCGATGATACGCTGATACAACGCTTTGTAAACATGGTAGCAACATGTATAAGAGTTGCTACAACTGATCCAAGGGCTCGTTTTCTCAATCAGGCACAACGGTGTGCTCTTGAGTTGCTAGAAACAATTGCTCTCAATGGATCTTTCGGTGCATTCCAGCTCCTCGTTACTCTGGCCGGTTTCTCATTGTTCATTCGTAAAGATGCAGACTCTGATAGCGGTGAAACGGCTGCCGTGGAAAGCGGAGACATTTTTCTCGACCAGGTAGGCTTTGAAAGCTCCGTTGTGCTTTCCAAGGCTGTTCTGCAAAATCGCGTTCCACTTCGATGCAAAATTTCTGTTTTGAATGAGGTCCTCACAATGTTTCTGACTAAAAGTGCTTCAGCAAAAGCGCATCATAGAAAGGCTTACTACAAACGCATGATAccaattttggaagaagggCTTCAGGCTGTAGCTTCAGAAAGAAGATTAAAAGCAGTCGACGACAACGCTGACGCTCAATACTTGGATACGCTGTGGACAAAGGTCTTCCAATGCGTGACTGTAATGCTTACTCCCATTCCGATTGGTAAAGACATGCTAAAGATACCCCGGGTTTCTGAAGTGCTGGAAGTAATCGAGGCTGTCACAAAAAACAAAGATGATACTCAAGATACAAGACTATGTCGAATTCTTTCTCAGGGTGGATCCAATGCATACGAAGTCGCTCTTTCCCTCGATGAATTTGCTTCGATAGCTGAATCAGACGCAAGCCGAAAGTCGAAAAAGCACAAGGACGAAGTGATGAAGCTATTTACTGCGTGTTACTTAAAGGCCTGTAGCCTCAACCCTATTGACCGTGCCATCATTTCTTTGACCGACCGCATTCTCAGCTTTCCTTCCGTCAGTTATGAAGAGGAGCGCTTGCCAGaagcaagaaaagaagcCTTGCTATGTATATGCTCTACAATGAAAGACACCTATGGAATGGAATTTTTGGTAGTTGCGGTCTTTTCGAGCTTGTGCAAATGGCTGCAGTCGTCGATTCAAGAAGTGCGCGATGCAGTTGCTGGTGTCTTCGCCGTTGTGAACGTGTCGGAAATACTACAGAGTGCTATTGAGCGTTGCAAGGAGATCGAAGGACGAGCAGTAGACGCCGAAAAGCAAATAGAAATCCTAGCATCAACGGTAAATAGACTGCAATCCGCCAACGAGGAGTTGCAGAGAGAGGTGGCTATACTACAGGCAAGCTCAGCATTGTGA
- a CDS encoding predicted protein — protein sequence MTDVVLRDLPTETKPSLQIRNVFQIPKSVSWKEPTNSSVALSIVPAIQKINVQKSVGEAIEATVDRRGNFAYAYIVAGCEPTKSTYRYYLYDILVSARIQRLAGSQADFYVFVQMAFDQALDELPNEDVRLLEAMNIRFEYLQKTPDESFYRTMLDKFKVLSLEQYDRVLFMDSDVMAKANLDYLFDLSMQGLLKDSLVIAGKHEPASGGFFMVAPRAGDWERILQVIREKEERGRNLPYPHFDNVTGWGQPFVDGDFFELPNGYRSNQWNFYGAFADQGLLYHWVKYEQKSVSVILRNSIHHWSAGDDGKVQLEKMEGIRILQDHTPKHPACKSGGNLKECYSPHCDFVHFTGLKKPWLDGPPRDYPTDSWSDTDQQTWFFHLQKLNEDFQMKLNFTNWTEKPKRKRRPLLGYYPLNADVAKANYALSA from the coding sequence ATGACGGACGTCGTTCTCCGTGATCTACCAACCGAGACCAAGCCTTCTCTCCAGATACGGAATGTTTTCCAAATACCCAAAAGCGTCTCATGGAAGGAGCCGACTAACTCATCAGTCGCTTTGTCAATTGTTCCGGCGATTCAAAAAATCAATGTACAGAAAAGCGTTGGAGAAGCGATTGAAGCAACTGTAGATCGCAGAGGTAATTTTGCCTATGCGTACATCGTTGCCGGCTGCGAGCCCACTAAATCCACATATCGGTACTATCTCTACGATATTCTGGTATCAGCTCGTATACAGCGACTGGCCGGGAGTCAAGCCGATTTTTATGTCTTTGTGCAAATGGCTTTTGATCAAGCGCTCGATGAgcttccaaacgaagacgttCGTCTTTTGGAAGCAATGAATATTCGCTTTGAATACCTGCAAAAGACTCCGGACGAAAGCTTTTATCGTACCATGCTGGACAAGTTTAAAGTTTTGAGTCTGGAACAGTATGACCGCGTACTCTTCATGGACTCCGATGTCATGGCAAAAGCAAATCTCGACTATCTGTTCGACTTGTCCATGCAGGGATTATTGAAAGATAGCCTCGTGATTGCTGGTAAACATGAGCCTGCGAGTGGTGGCTTTTTCATGGTCGCCCCACGAGCTGGCGACTGGGAACGGATTTTACAAGTAATCcgggaaaaggaagaaagggGCCGCAATTTACCCTATCCGCATTTTGACAACGTCACCGGTTGGGGCCAACCATTTGTGGACGGTGACTTCTTTGAGTTACCTAATGGATACCGGAGTAATCAATGGAACTTCTATGGAGCTTTTGCGGACCAAGGACTGCTTTATCACTGGGTCAAATACGAACAAAAGTCGGTCTCGGTTATCCTTCGTAACTCCATTCATCATTGGTCCGCCGGTGATGACGGTAAAGTCCAGCTGGAAAAAATGGAAGGAATTCGTATTCTCCAGGATCATACGCCTAAACACCCCGCCTGTAAGTCCGGAGGCAACCTAAAAGAATGCTATTCTCCACATTGCGACTTTGTTCATTTTACTGGCTTGAAAAAACCTTGGCTAGATGGCCCCCCTCGAGACTACCCCACGGATTCCTGGAGTGACACAGACCAACAGACTTGGTTTTTCCATCTGCAAAAGCTCAACGAAGATTTTCAAATGAAGCTCAACTTTACCAACTGGACGGAAAAGCCGAAACGGAAACGAAGACCTCTACTTGGATATTACCCCCTGAACGCTGACGTTGCCAAAGCAAACTACGCCTTGTCCGCGTAG